The proteins below are encoded in one region of Elgaria multicarinata webbii isolate HBS135686 ecotype San Diego chromosome 8, rElgMul1.1.pri, whole genome shotgun sequence:
- the CH25H gene encoding cholesterol 25-hydroxylase: MDCSLQNRSALLNSNGLNDRQSMLALQPLWDFVKTQEPLVRSPFFPVLFNFTIYTAFCLPFIALDFFSSRISALRRYKIQPQNSPTLGMMALCVAQSLYHHIVCIFPVTVAHWYWRPVSLPQAAPELPRLFLHVIVCLLLFDFLYFLWHLLHHKVPWLYKTFHKVHHKHVSTFALTTQYSSMWELLWLGFFAGMVPMLLNCHPLTEMTFFIANIWLSVEDHSGYDLPWSTHRLVPLGLYGGAPHHDLHHLKFKFNYAPYFTHWDRLFGTLSHAAVDNSAPAKTSRD; encoded by the coding sequence atGGATTGCAGCCTGCAGAACAGAAGTGCGCTGCTCAACAGTAACGGGCTGAATGACAGGCAAAGTATGCTGGCGCTGCAGCCTCTGTGGGACTTTGTCAAAACCCAGGAGCCTTTGGTCAGGTCGCCGTTCTTCCCGGTGCTGTTCAACTTTACGATATACACGGCTTTCTGCCTGCCTTTCATTGCTCTGGACTTCTTCAGTTCTCGAATATCAGCCTTGAGAAGATACAAAATCCAGCCCCAGAACTCCCCTACTCTGGGAATGATGGCACTTTGTGTGGCTCAAAGCCTCTATCACCACATCGTCTGTATCTTCCCAGTGACCGTTGCTCATTGGTACTGGAGACCCGTGAGCTTGCCACAGGCAGCCCCGGAGCTGCCAAGACTTTTCCTGCATGTCATTGTTTGCCTGCTGCTCTTTGACTTCCTCTACTTCCTGTGGCATTTGCTCCATCACAAGGTACCTTGGCTCTACAAGACCTTCCACAAGGTCCACCACAAGCACGTCTCTACATTCGCTCTCACCACCCAGTACTCAAGCATGTGGGAGTTGCTCTGGCTGGGTTTCTTTGCCGGGATGGTTCCGATGCTGCTGAATTGTCATCCGTTGACTGAAATGACTTTCTTCATCGCCAATATCTGGCTGTCAGTGGAGGATCATTCCGGCTATGACCTGCCGTGGTCAACCCATAGACTGGTGCCTTTGGGTCTGTATGGAGGAGCTCCGCACCATGACCTCCACCACTTGAAGTTCAAATTCAACTACGCGCCTTACTTTACGCACTGGGACCGATTGTTTGGGACTCTTAGCCACGCTGCCGTGGATAACAGCGCACCTGCAAAGACCAGCAGAGACTGA